A region from the Oryzias latipes chromosome 20, ASM223467v1 genome encodes:
- the rnpc3 gene encoding RNA-binding protein 40, whose product MSKNEEDAETKGSKTLLVRHLPSELSPDEKEDLLKYFGAESVRVFSNHGRMKHAAFATFKTKTLASKALTRLHQLEILDQKLVVEFAKGQDNITVLRDPPVSDSAKNVKEKQKTKESTQPHIPLIETGVAPNLGLKYQSNPTLKYLYPPPSNSILTNIVHALISVPKLYVQVLHLMNKMNLPCPFGPVTARPPMFDVLPSAPPMPMPPPFPPDFPPLPEEDMEVSSDEESEYESEDDENKERVARLMGLVNRACKRPLRPKTASKRKKPKIKDLLYAPKPESQSAPALQPSDVFEQPSPAGPKKIEFHISLPEVATAEESKAEQQEGAPCSAQEEPASEGFGKLYPSAQASHQQEENSADGDDLVSGVISRKELEKGRLAKDEMKRMSVFKNYGAGEPTCRLYVKNISKQVEEKDLRYIYGRYIDPSSEEERNMFDVVLMKEGRMKGQAFIGLPNEQSAEKALRETNGFVLHDKPLVVQFARSARPKQDNTDTKKGSKQR is encoded by the exons atgagcaaaaatgaGGAAGACGCTGAAACTAAAGGCAGTAAAACTCTGCTGGTCCGCCACTTACCCTCTGAGTTGAGCCCGGACGAAAAGGAAGACCTCCTGAAATACTTCGGAGCGGAGTCCGTCCGAGTCTTCTCGAACCATGGCCGCATG AAACATGCAGCTTTTGCAACCTTTAAAACTAAAACCCTCGCAAGCAAG GCTCTCACCAGGCTTCATCAGCTAGAGATCCTGGATCAGAAGCTTGTCGTGGAGTTTGCTAAAGGCCAAGATAACATCACTGTGTTAAGGGATCCGCCTGTGTCTGACAG tgctaaaaatgtcaaagaaaagcagaagacTAAGGAAAGCACACAGCCTCACATTCCACTTATTGAAACTGGTGTGGCGCCCAACCTTGg GTTGAAGTATCAATCAAATCCCACATTGAAGTATTTatacccccctccctccaacAGCATCCTCACAAACATCGTCCACGCCCTCATAAGCGTGCCGAAGCTTTACGTTCAG GTTCTTCATCTGATGAACAAGATGAATTTACCGTGTCCTTTTGGACCCGTGACGGCCCGGCCGCCCATG TTTGACGTCCTGCCCTCCGCTCCCCCCATGCCCATGCCTCCCCCCTTCCCCCCCGACTTCCCTCCCCTACctgaggaggacatggaggtgTCCAGTGATGAAGAGTCGGAGTACGAGAGTGAGGATGATGAGAACAAAGAGAG GGTGGCTCGTCTGATGGGCCTGGTCAACCGAGCCTGCAAGAGACCCCTGAGACCAAAAACAgcttccaaaagaaaaaagcccaaGATCAAGGATCTACTTTATGCTCCCAAACCGGAGTCTCAGAG TGCTCCAGCGCTGCAGCCCTCCGATGTGTTTGAGCAGCCCAGCCCTGCTGGTCCCAAGAAAATCGAATTCCACATTTCACTTCCTGAAGTGGCGACTGCAGAGGAAAGCAAAG CGGAGCAACAGGAGGGCGCCCCCTGCAGCGCTCAGGAGGAGCCGGCGTCTGAAGGGTTCGGGAAGCTTTACCCCAGCGCTCAGGCTTCCCACCAGCAGGAGGAGAACAGTGCAGACGGAGACGATCTCGTGTCGGGTGTCATATCCAGGAAGGAGCTGGAGAAAGGACGGCTAGCTAAAGACG agatGAAAAGgatgtctgtgtttaaaaattATGGAGCTGGGGAGCCGACCTGCAGGCTGTACGTGAAGAACATCTCAAAGCAAGTAGAAGAGAAG GATCTGCGATACATCTACGGACGGTACATCGACCCCTCATCAGAAGAGGAGAGAAACAT GTTCGACGTGGTGCTGATGAAGGAGGGCCGGATGAAGGGGCAGGCTTTTATCGGCCTCCCGAACGAGCAGAGCGCAGAGAAAGCCCTGCGCGAAACCAACGGCTTCGTGCTCCACGACAAACCCCTCGTCGTC CAATTTGCTCGGTCTGCGCGGCCCAAACAAGACAACACTGACActaaaaaaggttcaaagcagAGGTGA